Part of the Gemmatimonadota bacterium genome, CGTTCTTCGGCCGCGACCTCGGGGGGTGGGTCATGGACGGGGTCGTCATCCTCCTGGCCGTGACCGCGGTCGTCACCTTCGCGCAGCGGGTCCGGCACGTCGCCCGCGCGACGGCGCTCCGCTAGGTTTACCTGGTGCGCGCCGCGGCTCCCGCGGCGGCCGCTCGACCCCAGGAGCCCGTCCATGAGCCTCACCCGCCTCCGTTTCCTGGCCTTCGCGATCCTCGCGGCGGCCGCGCTGAGCTGCGGCCCGGCCGACGACCCGTCGGTGATGCGCTTCGCGACCGACGACTTCGAGTTCAAGGTCTGGCCTGACGTCTCCCCGCCGCGGGCGATCGAGCGCATCACGTACACGATCGTGGTGAAGGACAAGGCGACGCAGGAACCGATCGTCGACGGGGAGGGACGCATCTTCGCGACGAATGCTGATCGCAAGACGGTCTGGAACGGCTTCAAGTACGGCCCCGAGGCCGGGACGTATCGCGCCACGCTCACGTTCGTCACCGCGGGCGACTGGATGATGGGCATCCAGTTCCGCCGCGACTCGACGCAGGTCCTGCAGCGGACGCACGACTGGCGACAGCACGTGCGGAACGAAGCCCCGCCCGGGCAGTGAGCGCGCGTCGCTCCCGCGCCCATCGAGTGCCGCCTTCCCGCTGAGTCCCACCCGCTGCCTCTGCCCTCCGCCCCCCGTCTTCCTTCCTCTGCCATGCGCCACTTCCACCGCACCTCGCTCCACCCCGACCAGGTCCTCGCGACCGCGGACAGCTTCTTCCCGACCATCGGCCTCCGCCAGACCGGCGCCACGCCGCGCGGCCGCACCTTCACCGGGGTCGTCGGCGCACCGGACGTGCCGTCCACGCTGGAACTGTCGGTGCGGATGGAGGGCGGGCACTACTGCTTCGTCGAGGCCCACACCGACCAGATGGGGGAGAGCCGGCTCGACCGCAACGTGAAGAAGTTCTTCGTCCAGCTGCATGTGCAGGTGGACGCGCGGCACCAGTTCGCCCCGGCGTACTGAATGAGCGGTCGACGGCGCCGGGCCGGTGAAGGCCCGAGCGAGCGGCACCTCGGCGAGATGCTGCCGCTCGAACGCAAGCTCGAGCTCTACCACTGGATGCGCCTCACCCGCACGCTCGAGGAGCGGCTGGTGGCGCTCTATCGACAGACCAAGGTCGTCGGGGGGCTCTTCCGCTCGCTCGGTCAGGAGGCGGATGCGGTCGGGTCATGCTACGCGCTCGAACGCCGCGACGTGATGTCGCCGCTCATCCGCAACATGGGCGCGATGCTCGTGAAGGGCGCGACCCCGGTCGAGATCCTCAAGCAGTACATGGCGAAGGGCGATTCGCCCACGCGTGGCCGCGAGCTCAACATCCACTTCGGCGACATCGGCGCGGCCGAGACGACGCGCGGCTTCCTCGGCCAGATCTCCCCGCTCGGCGACATGGTCCCGGTCATGGCCGGCGTGACGATGAGCTTCAAGATGCGCGGCGAGGACCGCGTCGGCCTCGTCTACGTGGGCGACGGCGCGACGAGCACCGGCGCCTTCCACGAGGGGATCAACTTCGCCGCGGTCCAGCGGCTCCCGCTCGTCGTGATCATCGAGAACAACGGCTACGCCTACTCCACGCCCACCGAGAAGCAGACCGCGGCCAAGCAGTTCGTCGACAAGGCCATAGGCTACGGCGTGTACGGCGAGCAGGTGGACGGCAACGACGTGCTCGCGGTCTACGACTGCACCAAGCGCGCGGTGGACCGCGCGCGCGCGGGCGGCGGGGTCTCGCTCCTCGAGTTCATGACCTTCCGTCGCAAGGGGCACGCGGAGCACGACAACCAGTCGTACGTGAAGCCGGGGGAGGTCGAGGCGTGGGCGGCGGACAACGACCCGATCGACCGCTTCGTGCGCGTGCTCCTCGATCGCGAGAAGGTGCCGCGGTCGACGCTCGAGGCGATCGACGCGCGCATCATCGCCGAGGTCGATGCCGCGACGGACGTGGCCGAGGCGTCGCCGCTCCCGCAGCCGCTCGATGCGCTCGTGGGAGTCTACGCCGATCCGCCGGCCGAGCGACCGCTCTGGTATCGCGAGGGCGCGGACGTCTCCACGCTCGGCAAGGAGCGCGCTGAAGGCTGGGGGACGTACGACGTCGCGAAGGGAGCGGCGCTCTGATGGCCGAGATCACGTATCTCGAGGCGATCCGCGAGGCCCTCGACGAGGAGATGCAGCGCGACGCGAACGTCTTCATGCTGGGGGAGGACATCGGGGCGTTCGGTGGCGCGTTCAAGGTCACCGACGGGCTCATGGCGAAGTACGGCGAGTCCCGTGTCATCGACTCGCCCATCTCGGAGATCGCGATCGTGGGGGCGGCGGCGGGGGCGGCCCACATGGGGATGCGTCCGGTGGTCGAGATGCAGTTCATCGACTTCGTCGCGAACGCCTACGACATGCTCACGAACTACGTCGCCACGGCGCGCTACCGCGCCTTCCTGCCGTGTCCGATGGTCGTGCGCGGGCCGAGCGGCGGGTACGTGCGCGGCGGCCCGTTCCATTCGCAGAACCCCGAGGCCGGCTTCATCCACACGCCGGGGCTCAAGGTCGTCTATCCGGCCACTGCCGAGGATGCGAAGGGGCTCATGAAGGCCGCGATCCGTGACGAGGACTGCGTCCTCTTCTTCGAGCACAAGTATCTCTATCGCCGGATCAAGGGCGTGATGCCCGCCGGCGACCATGTGGTGCCGATCGGCAAGGCCCGCGTCGCCCGCGAGGGGAACGACCTCTCGATCATCACCTATGCCGCGACGGTGCACAAGGCGCTCGAGGCGGCGGAGCAGCTGCAGGCGGAGGACGGACTCTCGGTCGAGGTGATCGACCTCCGCACGCTCGCCCCGCTCGATGACGAGGCAATCTTCGCCACCACGCGCAAGACCAATCGCGTGCTCGTGGTGCATGAGGACACCCGGACGGGCGGGATCGCGGGCGAGATCACCGCGCGCATCAGCGAGAGCTGCTTCGCGCACCTTGATGCTCCGGTACTGCGGGTGACGGCGCACGACATCCCATTGCCCTATGCGCCCGCGCTGGAGGACTTCGTGCTCCCACAGGTGAACGACATCAAGGTGGCCGCGCGCCGCCTGGCGGCGTGGTAGCATGACCACGCCCCACGCGCCGGTCGCCCCGGCCAAGTCCCGCGTCGCCGCCATCGGGTGCTTCATGGCCGTGATCGGCGCCTTCTCCGGCGGCATGATCGCCGTGCTGATCTCGATGGGAGTCGCCAAGGTGACCGGCGCCCCCCGCTGCGACGGCATCCCGACGTGCAACTGGCACTATTATTGGGGGGTGGGGGCGCTGCTCGGCCTCGTCTCCCTGCCGTGGTTGGTCGTGTCGGCCCTATTGAGCGCGCCGCGGAGTGATGCGGCG contains:
- a CDS encoding alpha-ketoacid dehydrogenase subunit beta; translation: MAEITYLEAIREALDEEMQRDANVFMLGEDIGAFGGAFKVTDGLMAKYGESRVIDSPISEIAIVGAAAGAAHMGMRPVVEMQFIDFVANAYDMLTNYVATARYRAFLPCPMVVRGPSGGYVRGGPFHSQNPEAGFIHTPGLKVVYPATAEDAKGLMKAAIRDEDCVLFFEHKYLYRRIKGVMPAGDHVVPIGKARVAREGNDLSIITYAATVHKALEAAEQLQAEDGLSVEVIDLRTLAPLDDEAIFATTRKTNRVLVVHEDTRTGGIAGEITARISESCFAHLDAPVLRVTAHDIPLPYAPALEDFVLPQVNDIKVAARRLAAW
- a CDS encoding thiamine pyrophosphate-dependent dehydrogenase E1 component subunit alpha, producing MLPLERKLELYHWMRLTRTLEERLVALYRQTKVVGGLFRSLGQEADAVGSCYALERRDVMSPLIRNMGAMLVKGATPVEILKQYMAKGDSPTRGRELNIHFGDIGAAETTRGFLGQISPLGDMVPVMAGVTMSFKMRGEDRVGLVYVGDGATSTGAFHEGINFAAVQRLPLVVIIENNGYAYSTPTEKQTAAKQFVDKAIGYGVYGEQVDGNDVLAVYDCTKRAVDRARAGGGVSLLEFMTFRRKGHAEHDNQSYVKPGEVEAWAADNDPIDRFVRVLLDREKVPRSTLEAIDARIIAEVDAATDVAEASPLPQPLDALVGVYADPPAERPLWYREGADVSTLGKERAEGWGTYDVAKGAAL